The following is a genomic window from Chania multitudinisentens RB-25.
AAATGCACCCTACCAGAGGATAGAACTATGTGTCAGAACTGCGTAACACCCGCAAAAATGGCCGAAGGTATTCCTGAAATGATGAAGGCGGTCGTCGCTTATGCCCCAAGAGATTATCGCTTGGAGGTGGTTGCAGTACCAAAGATTGGCCCAAAAGAGATCCTGGTGAAGGTGGAAGCCTGCGGCATCTGCGCCGGTGATGTGAAAGCGTTCGAAGGGGCGGCCAGCTTCTGGGGGGATGAAAAACAGCCCGCCTATATCAAAGCACCGATGATTCCCGGCCACGAATTTATCGGCCATGTGGTGGGATATGGGGAAGGCGTGGAGGGTTTTAACCTCGGCGATCGGGTGATTTCTGAGCAAATTGTTCCCTGTTGGGAATGCCGTTTCTGTAACCGTGGTCAATATTGGATGTGTGAAAAGCACGATCTGTATGGTTTCCAGAAAAACGTCAATGGCGGTATGGCTGAATATATGAAGTTCACCAAAGAGGCCATTAACTACCATGTGCCTGCGGAGATGCCGATAGAAGATGCCATTTTGATCGAACCCTACGCCTGTTCGTTCCATGCGGTACAGCGTGCCAATATTAAACTGGGTGATGTGGTGGTGCTGGCCGGGGCGGGAACCTTGGGCCTTGGCATGATCGGCGCGATTAAAAAATCTGGCCCGGCCAAACTGGTGGTGCTCGATCTTTCTGACGATCGCTTGGCACTGGCGAAACAGTTTGGCGCTGACGTGGTGTTGAACCCCTTGCGTGACGACGTGATGGCGGTGGTCAAAGGCATGACGGAAGGCTACGGCTGCGATATCTACATTGAAGCGACCGGTGCGCAAAAGTCTGTTGAACAAGGGCTGATGCTGATCCGTAAGCTGGGAACTTTTGTCGAGTTTTCGGTCTTTAAAGACCCGGTCACCGTTGACTGGAGCATTAT
Proteins encoded in this region:
- a CDS encoding MDR/zinc-dependent alcohol dehydrogenase-like family protein is translated as MCQNCVTPAKMAEGIPEMMKAVVAYAPRDYRLEVVAVPKIGPKEILVKVEACGICAGDVKAFEGAASFWGDEKQPAYIKAPMIPGHEFIGHVVGYGEGVEGFNLGDRVISEQIVPCWECRFCNRGQYWMCEKHDLYGFQKNVNGGMAEYMKFTKEAINYHVPAEMPIEDAILIEPYACSFHAVQRANIKLGDVVVLAGAGTLGLGMIGAIKKSGPAKLVVLDLSDDRLALAKQFGADVVLNPLRDDVMAVVKGMTEGYGCDIYIEATGAQKSVEQGLMLIRKLGTFVEFSVFKDPVTVDWSIISDRKELDVLGSHLGPYCYPLVIEGIRNGDLPTKGVVTQTLPLEQFAEGFEMMKRGIGSIKVVLNPNL